The following proteins come from a genomic window of Mucinivorans hirudinis:
- a CDS encoding Putative conjugative transposon mobilization protein: MVAKISVSGSLAGAVNYNMNKLKADTAQILLTNKMLCPEPNEVFKANDMIKDFELFMPQRYRTENPVFHVSLNPHPDDKLSDMELSLVAEEYMKRMGYGSQPYVVFKHQDISRHHIHIVSVRVNEKGKKINDKFERRRSKDITRSLEQKYGLHTAEKVSKEKKPELKMVDVSQGNAKEQVENVVREVINKYHFLTFTEYKAVLTKFNIAAEEVKGSHYGSPFSGIVYSATDTDDNKVGNPFSSATLGKFAGSEALERKYQASKEHLEKSRPAAPLKRAINQAFAGATNKEQLRYNLFQSGVGVVYRENAAGRLYGVTFIDHNTGAVLNGSRLGKEYAANAIVDRLENPQRYEHLTNSPQSNDPISRSSQASLQPPYPTQEAQPIHRTEQHYESSSIDDSIGSLFDIPILPNTTDSEEDEFRRRMQRKKRKRSFGL; this comes from the coding sequence ATGGTTGCAAAAATCAGCGTCAGCGGATCACTCGCAGGGGCAGTAAATTATAATATGAACAAGCTCAAAGCCGACACCGCTCAGATACTTCTAACCAATAAAATGCTCTGTCCTGAGCCAAACGAAGTGTTTAAGGCGAATGATATGATAAAGGATTTTGAGCTCTTTATGCCTCAAAGATACCGTACCGAAAACCCTGTTTTTCACGTATCATTGAACCCTCACCCCGATGATAAGCTCTCGGATATGGAGCTTTCGCTGGTAGCCGAGGAGTATATGAAGCGTATGGGATACGGTTCGCAACCCTACGTTGTTTTCAAGCATCAGGACATAAGTCGACATCATATTCACATCGTTTCGGTGCGTGTAAATGAGAAGGGAAAGAAGATAAACGATAAGTTTGAGAGGCGGAGAAGCAAGGATATAACTCGCTCTTTGGAGCAAAAATATGGACTTCACACAGCAGAAAAGGTATCAAAAGAGAAAAAGCCAGAGCTTAAAATGGTTGATGTGAGTCAGGGAAACGCCAAAGAGCAGGTTGAAAATGTTGTTAGAGAGGTGATAAACAAATACCATTTTCTGACCTTTACGGAGTATAAAGCTGTGCTCACGAAGTTCAATATTGCAGCCGAAGAGGTGAAAGGTTCGCACTATGGTAGCCCATTTAGTGGTATTGTCTACTCTGCCACCGACACCGACGACAACAAGGTTGGCAACCCATTCTCGTCAGCCACACTGGGTAAATTTGCCGGAAGCGAAGCGTTAGAGAGAAAGTACCAAGCCTCAAAAGAACACTTGGAAAAGAGCCGTCCGGCAGCTCCATTAAAGAGAGCCATTAATCAAGCATTCGCAGGAGCAACGAACAAAGAGCAGCTCCGCTACAACCTATTCCAAAGTGGTGTCGGTGTAGTATATCGAGAGAATGCAGCAGGTCGCCTCTATGGTGTTACTTTCATTGACCACAACACAGGCGCAGTTCTCAACGGATCACGCTTAGGTAAGGAGTACGCAGCAAATGCAATTGTTGATAGGCTTGAAAATCCTCAACGATATGAGCACTTAACTAACAGTCCGCAATCGAACGACCCCATTTCTCGGTCTTCCCAAGCCAGCTTACAACCACCATATCCAACGCAAGAAGCACAACCAATTCATCGCACAGAGCAGCACTACGAAAGCAGCAGCATCGACGACTCCATCGGCTCCCTCTTCGACATCCCGATACTCCCCAACACCACCGACTCGGAAGAAGATGAGTTCCGCCGAAGAATGCAACGCAAAAAGAGAAAACGGAGCTTCGGTCTCTAA